The Streptomyces sp. NBC_01689 genome includes a window with the following:
- a CDS encoding ketoacyl-ACP synthase III family protein: MRVENVHIESLGVVLPEWADALQAVAEGRLDGEIQAANGLTGTHVAGDVPAMDMVVAAARTTLGRSKTDPEDLGAYIHSAVHYQGPDGAYPPGYILRELGLGNIPALYLQQGCDGMLSALEVAIGKLTGAAGAGSVLLTTGENFSSPQMDRWKGFGQAYILGDGAAAVLVSDEGGFAEVRSLNSGVLHELESWHRGDGPLLLREDTGTVAGMVERAEQFSERMPLSETMEKLTLFGLDMIHRSLVDAGLNASDLTKVVPINMDGRMIEYSIMLPLGLTMAECSWDFGRTVGHVGGADVFISLEHLVRTREVGPGDNVLLFSQGPGWLCSAAVLTITDTPHWAV, from the coding sequence ATGAGGGTCGAGAACGTGCACATCGAATCGCTGGGCGTCGTGCTGCCCGAGTGGGCCGACGCCCTGCAGGCCGTGGCCGAAGGGAGGCTGGACGGCGAGATCCAGGCGGCGAACGGGCTGACGGGCACGCATGTCGCCGGTGACGTGCCGGCCATGGACATGGTCGTGGCGGCGGCGCGGACCACGCTGGGGCGCTCGAAGACCGACCCCGAGGACCTCGGGGCGTACATCCACAGCGCCGTCCACTACCAGGGCCCCGACGGCGCCTACCCGCCCGGCTACATCCTGCGGGAGCTGGGGCTGGGCAACATTCCCGCGCTCTACCTGCAGCAGGGCTGCGACGGCATGCTCAGCGCCCTGGAGGTGGCGATCGGCAAGCTCACCGGGGCCGCCGGGGCGGGCTCGGTGCTGCTGACGACGGGCGAGAACTTCTCCTCGCCGCAGATGGACCGCTGGAAGGGCTTCGGCCAGGCGTACATCCTCGGCGACGGCGCGGCCGCGGTGCTGGTGAGCGACGAGGGGGGCTTCGCCGAGGTGCGCTCCCTCAACTCGGGGGTGCTGCACGAGCTGGAGTCGTGGCACCGCGGGGACGGGCCGCTGCTGCTGCGCGAGGACACCGGGACGGTGGCCGGCATGGTCGAGCGGGCCGAGCAGTTCAGCGAGCGGATGCCGCTGTCGGAGACGATGGAGAAGCTGACCCTGTTCGGCCTGGACATGATCCACCGGTCGCTGGTCGACGCCGGTCTGAACGCGTCCGACCTCACCAAGGTGGTGCCGATCAACATGGACGGCCGGATGATCGAGTACTCGATCATGCTGCCGCTCGGGCTGACCATGGCGGAGTGCAGCTGGGACTTCGGCAGAACGGTCGGGCACGTGGGCGGCGCCGACGTGTTCATCTCCCTGGAGCACCTGGTGCGCACGCGCGAGGTGGGCCCGGGCGACAACGTCCTGCTGTTCTCCCAGGGTCCGGGATGGCTGTGCAGCGCGGCCGTGCTCACCATCACCGACACGCCGCACTGGGCGGTCTGA